ACGAGGATCTGTTATGGGATATTTACGAGCAAGGCCACCAGCAACTGCAGCAAGCAGGCTTTGAGCAATACGAAGTCTCGGCCTACTGTAAAAATGGCGACCGCTCGCAACACAACCTCAATTACTGGCGCTTTGGCGATTACCTAGGCATTGGCTGTGGAGCGCACGGCAAAATAAGCGACCTGACACAACAGGCCATCGTAAGAACCGAAAAAGTTAAGCACCCTAAAGGTTATTTAGAACAAGAACGTGATTTCATGTTTAAACACTGGGCAGTGGAGCAAGCTGATTTAGCCTTTGAGTATTTCTTAAACCGCTTACGCTTATTCGAAGATATTCCCAAGGCAGAGTTTATTAACTTAACCGGTTTAGCGCTCAGCAAGCTTGAGTCATCACTTAAAGATGCTAAACAACAAGGTCTATTGGATGAACATGATCAGCATTGGGCTGTCACAAAAAAAGGCCGTTTATTTCTAAACGACCTTCTCAATTGCTTTACCGATTAAGCTGGCGACTAAGACTCGCGTGCGAAAATCAAATCCCATACACCGTGGCCTAAGCGATGGCCGCGGTTTTCAAATTTAGTTAATGGTCGCCATTCAGGACGCGGCACGTAGTCATTAGTCTCTGAGGTATTGCTATAACCCGGTGCTGCTTGCATCACTTCTAACATGTGCTCCGCGTAGTTTTCCCAGTCTGTCGCCATGTGGAATACGCCACCAATTTTTAGCTTTTTACGCAGCACTTCAACAAACTCAAGTTGCACGATACGGCGTTTGTGGTGACGCGCTTTATGCCATGGGTCAGGGAAAAATAACTGGACGGTATCTAAACTGCCATCTGGAATACTGTCATTTAATATTTCTACTGCGTCGTGCTCAAAAACACGTAAATTGGTAATGCCCGCTTCAACAGCATCTGCCATGCAAGCGCCAACACCAGGGCGGTGTACTTCAATGCCAATAAAGTTGGTTTCTGGGGCAGCAGTGGCCATTTCTACTAAAGAAGCACCCATGCCAAAGCCAATTTCTAATACCGTTTTAGCTTCGCGACCAAATACTTCTGCCAGTGAGTAGTTGTTGGCTTGATGGTCTAGACCCATTTGCGGCCAAAACTCTGTTAATGCCTTTTCTTGACGTTTAGTTAAACGGCCTTCGCGCTTAACAAAGCTGCGAATTTTACGTAGGCGTTTATCTTCAACTTGCTCTTGAGAAGCCTCAGGTGCTTGGTTTTGGTCTTGCTCGCTCATGATATTTCCAGACTAGATATTGCAGGGACATTCTAAATGTAGAACAGGGCTGGCATTATCCAAAGTTCTCGCCGTTGTGCAAGCTTTGTGCGCCAAAGCTGGCAATGTTTTACTAAGGTTATCCGCTTTAAACACTACTCACTTACCCGCTGGGTAATGGCTCAAGCTATTGCCATTAAGCCAATCAACTTCTGGCCTTATTGGTCTAGAGTAATAGCTACCACTGTAATTAGGGCAAACATTGGCTAAAACCGACTCCTCGCAATCTAAACCAAAAGTGCTCACAACAAGGAGATATTTCTAACATATCCCGCCTAGACTACTAACCTATAATAAAAAACATAATCATGTTTACGCCGAAACAGTAGGAGTAATATCCTGAAGAACTTAGCTATTTCCAAACGAGCAGGCTTTACTCTTATCGAGCTAGTATTGGTTATTGTGATTTTGGCTGTATTAAGCGTAGTCGCCTTACCTAAGTTCATCAGCTTGAGATTAGATAGCAAAGCAGCCACCCTCGAAGCCGTTGGCGGCGCGATGAGAGAGGGCTTACACTTAGTCTACAGTGAAGCGGCCTTACAAAATCAAATTAGTGGTAACGGTGAGATTGACTATTTGGGTGTTCAGCTTCCGGTTTACCAAGGTTATCCGGCGGTGGACGGCGGTAACAGTTTTCAACAACTTAACCAGCAAGTGCAAGCATGGTTAGACATAGATTCCGTAGCCTTACCCACCATTATTGCCAACAATGACGCCGCGCCATTTTTTGTTGATAAGTCAACGGCGCTAAATCGGATTTACATCTTTTTTTCAGACGATTTAGCCGATAAAAGTGTATCCTTTAACTGTCATGTCTTATACACCAATCAAGAGAATGGCAATGGCCCAAGCGTTACCGTTAAAACCACTGATTGTTGAAGCAACAACTTTACTGGCATGACTTCAACAATAGACAAAATAGGAAGATGAAATGGCGAGCAAGCCCAAATCTCGGCTATATAATGACCAAGAATTTCATGACGGAGATGCTCCGCTATACAGCGGAGATGGCTACAGCTTTAAGCAAGCGCAGGCTATGGCCACGGTGGTTTATCAACCCGCTCACCTTAACCCACAAGCTCCCGCTGGCATGGCTGGACAAGGTCGTTTAGATGGCACTTGGATTTACAGCGAAGAGCCCGATAAAGCCGAAGGCATACTCGCTAGTGGTATAGAGTTAGTGATGGACTCAAGCCTAGAGGCCAATGGCAGCATAGGTTTGCACGAACATAGCCACACCGAAGAGCTTTACTATCTGCTCAGTGGCGAACTCATCATTACCGTGATAGAAGGTGAACAACAGCAAACTCAGCAACTGAAAGTTGGTGATTCTCACTGTATTCACCCCGGCCAAAGTCACTTTGTGCAAGCTGGATCTACTGGCGCTCGTTTTATTGTGGTTGCCGCCACAGTTAACAATTAGGACATCGTAATTTGCCTTCGAACAACACGCCCACTGCCATTAACAGTGCAGCGATTATTGGCTGTAACTGGGGCTTAGTGCACTTAAATGCCTTGCAGCAAAGCCAAGTTGAGCTTAAAGCCCTACTTGATTTAGACATAAACAAAGCCCAGCACCTAGCTAAGCAACATGGCATTGCCAATGCCTGCAACGACATCAATCAGCTACCACCGGTAGATTTAGTGATTATTGCCAGTCCTGCAGCCTCGCATTTAGCGCTTATCGAGCATTTTAAGCACACTGCTATCATCTGTGAAAAGCCACTGATGGGCTTAAACGCAGCAGAGCCCTTATCCAGCTGGCCGCAAAATCTATGGGTGAACTATGCCTTTAATTACTTGGAAAGCGCCCAGCTTATCAATAATTTGTTAGAGCCAGATCAACCAGTGCAAGCTCGCTTAAGCTCACAGGTAAACTTGCCGCTTAATTTTACTTTAGAACAGTGGTTTTTAGAGACAGCTAGCCATCCCTTATCTTGGTTATTACATAAACTCGGTGAACCAAAGCAGCTCTCTGCTGAAAAACGCCAAGGGCAGCAAGATAATCAACACTTAAGCTTAAAACTGGCTTGCAAGCAGCATCAGATTGACGTGGATTTTAGTTTAGGAGGTTCTCCCGGCATCTTTCATCAAATAAGCTTAACGCAAGGCAACAATAGCATGGTCTTGCAGGGTGAATATGTACCCGGTCATGCCTGGCGTTTTGCGCCGGTATTACTTAATGGCGTAGCGCAAAACCAAGGGGAATATCACCCGCAAGATTGCTGGTTACAAGCCAATCATCGTTCTACTTCCGCCATCATAGAGCATCTACGAGGTCACATAAGCAAACAGGCATTGTTAGCCGCTGGCGGATTTAGCCCCCATAAAGCGCTTTGGTTAGAACAAAGCCTACTGGGCGAGTAGCCACACAAAGATAGCGGTTGTTTCTTAAGCTTAAGCGCGGGAAAATAGCAGCAACTTTCATTATTTGAGCAAAGCGTGAAAAATGAAACTCGATAGTAAAGACAAGTTAATACTCGATTTGCTGCAACGAGACGTAAGCATCCCGCTCAACGACATCGCCGAACGGGTGGGTTTATCGGCAACCCCTTGCTGGCGTCGAGTGCAAAAACTGGAACAAGCGGGCTTTATTCGCCACAAGGTCGCTTTGCTCGATAGAGCTAAACTCAATTTAGGGGTAACGGTGTTTGTTAGTGTGCGCACCTCGCAGCACGACCAACAATGGTTAGATCAATTTAAGCAAGCCATTCAAGACATCCCAGAGATCATAGAAGCTCACCGTATGAGTGGCAGTATCGACTACTTATTACAGGTGGTGGTGCCTAGCATTGACGACTACGACAAAGTATATAAACAACTGATTGAACGCTTGGCATTTACCGACGTAAGCTCTGCTTTTTCTATGGAAGTCATGAAATCGACAACCTCGCTGCCAACCCACTATTTAAACTAAGCAACCTTTAATGACTAACAATTTAGCAAGCTTTTCCAGCCGAGTGGTTACTTGGTATCACCAAGCTGGGCGTAAACACCTGCCTTGGCAACTAGACAAAACTCCGTATAAAGTTTGGCTGTCGGAAATCATGCTGCAACAAACTCAAGTGGCTACGGTTATTCCTTACTTTGAGCGCTTTATGCAACGCTTTCCCAAAGTGACTGACTTAGCAAATGCCGATACCGATGAAGTACTGCACCTTTGGACAGGCCTTGGCTATTACGCACGAGCCCGCAATTTGCACAAAGCCGCTAAAGTGATTGCCGAACAATATGATGGCCAGTTGCCCGAGGAAATCGAGCAAGTTATTGCCCTACCCGGCATAGGTCGCTCAACCGCTGGCGCCGTGTTGTCTTTATCCCTAGGGCAATGCCACGCCATTCTCGATGGCAACGTAAAGCGGGTACTCGCTCGCCACCAAGCGATAGCAGGTTGGCCAGGCAAAAAGCCGGTGGAAAACCAATTGTGGGAACTGGCCGAGGCCAACACGCCTAAACAGCAAACCACCGAGTACAACCAAGCAATGATGGATTTAGGCGCCATGGTCTGCACTCGCAGCAAACCTCGTTGTGAGGTTTGCCCAGTGGCCGAAGACTGCCAAGCGCTTAAGTTTCAACGTCAAGGCGACTTCCCCGGCAAAAAGCCTAAAAAGGTATTGCCAGAAAAGCCAACTCAAATGCTGATTTTGCATTGGCAGCAGGAATTTTTACTCTATCAGCGCCCCATGCAAGGGCTTTGGGGAGGGCTATATTGCTTTCCGGAAATCAGCCCTGAAGACAGTATTAGTAAATGGCTAAACCAGCAGCAAATGAGCGCTGATGCGATTTATGAGCTCACGCCACTGCGCCATACCTTTAGCCACTACCATCTAGACATTCAACCTTCACTGATAGAACTGAGTGAAGCACCTAACTTACAAGTCATGGCAGACAATCAACAACTTTGGTATAACATGCAACAAGCGCCCAAGGTTGGCTTAGCAGCCGTAACCGAAAAGCTACTAAAAATAGCACAACAAGCACTTTAATTTAGCCTCAGCCCTCGCATGAATCTGAGCAAGTAAAAAGGATCTACTATGGCTAGAACAGTATTTTGCCAACGTTTAAAGAAAGAAGCCGAAGGCTTAGATTTTCAACTGATTCCTGGTGATGTGGGCAAGCGTGTTTTTGATAACATCAGTAAAGAAGCCTGGACCGAATGGCAGAAAAAACAAACCATGTTCATCAATGAGAAAAAACTTAACTTGATGAATCAAGATGACCGCGAGCTACTGCAAGCAGAGATGGTTAAGTACCTGTTTGAAGATGGTGAAGTGGACATTGAAGGTTACACCCCGCCAAGCCAATAAACACCGTGGCTAAACGCAAAAAACAGAGCACCGGCTCTGTTTTTTTGCTTTCTATAATCAAAGATTAGCGATTAGGCGGCACTTGAAAGTATGCATTTTCAGTACCTTGGTAAGTACTTAAATCCACCTCTTTCCCTTGGTAGCTCAGCGCTACTTGCGACGGATCACTGACCGTTACCGCAAATGGAGCCTGCCCTTGCCATTGCTGATAAGCGCCAGCCTCAAGAGTTTGGTTAACTAAAGTGCGCTGCTGGCTATCAACAATACGCAGCTTAATCTCACCATTCACTCTTACACTAATAGTCGCCGGACGATAATAATGGCGCGGATAGTCATGCGGATACCAATAGTCCCAAGGATCATCTAACCAATAGATTGGCGGCGGCAATACAATAATGGGTGGCAATATCTCTTCTGGCGGGATCACTTCTTCAGGTGGTGGTGCTATAGGTAGTTCAACCTCTGGCTGGTCAAACTCGGGTAATACTTCAGCAATCGGAGGCTCAGGCTCTAACTCAGGCAATTGTTCTGGCTCTGGAAAGTCAGGCTCGGGCTCAGGGAAATCTGGCTCAGGAAAGTCCATATCCATGTCCATATCAAACTCATCTTCGGCAATTACCGCTGTTGGCATTTGGCCAGCTATAACGAGTAAGATCATAGCAAGGTAGAGCTGTTTCAACATAAGCGCCTCAAACTTTGGTGTACGCATTATTAGCCTAGCCATTCAAGCTAGTAAAAGCCACTACCACCTTTTGCTAGTTAGCCTCTTTGAGCCTTTCTGGTAAGCTTAATTCTCATTCGATGAAGGACTGATACTGTGGCTTGGCAAATTTTAAGTATTGTTGCACCGCTAATTATTATTGTTGTATTGGGCCTGATTTATGGCCGTAAACATCGCCCCGATATTAGCGCGGCAAATCGAATGAATATGGAGATATTCTGCCCAGCCTTAATTTTCTCGGTGCTGGCAAATACCCAATTAGAGCTGGCTGATTATAGCGAGCTGCTGCTAGCCTCTATTTGGGTAGTGCTGGGCTCGGGCTTGGTATTACTGCCGCTAATTAAGCCCTTAGGCCTAAAAGCACGTACCTTCTTGCCACCGATGATGTTCAACAACGCTGGTAACTTAGGGCTACCGCTGATTATTCTAGCCTTTGGCGAAGCCGCCATGCCCATCGCGGTCATTCTGTTTGTGGTTGAAATGGTCTTACACTTTTCGGTAGGGCTATATTTTATTGATACCAAAGCAAAGCTGCTTTCCACTTTGCGTATTCCGGTGATTGTTGCTGCCATTGCCGGCATAGCATGGAGTGCCTTAGAACTCTCGCTACCAAAAGTCATTGCTACGCCGGTAGAAATGCTCGGGCAAATATCGGTTCCTCTAATGCTGTTTACCTTAGGCGTGAGATTAATTGATGTAGATTTAAAAGACTGGCGTATCGGTATGATTGGCGCTATCGCCTGCCCTCTAAGTGGCTTATTGTGTGCCTTTATAGCCATAGCTGTTTTGCCGCTCAACAGCTTACAGCAATCCTGTTTAATTTTGTTTGCTGCTTTACCGCCCGCTGTACTCAACTTTATTATCGCCGAACAATATCAAATCGAACCACAACGAGTAGCCTCCATCGTTATGCTGGGAAATATCGCCAGTTTAGTGTTTATACCTTTAGCCTTACTTTGGGTACTTTAACAGCGCCTCACCATAAATAAAAAAACCAAGCGAGTCGCTTGGTTTTTTGCCAATAATTCTAGCTTAACGGTTTTCTAAGCGGCTGTAATCCAATACACCAGATTCCAGCGGCTCTGCTTGAAGATAAGCTTGATGGAGGCGGTCGCTAAATGGCCAGAAGTCATTATTGGTTCTGCGAATGCCATAGCGCTTCATGAATGCCTGGTAACCCTGCTCGTTATGCACTTGCACTAAGCTTTGTTGTAGCTGCTTTAACTCGGATTTTTCTACCTGCCAAAATGCACCAGGATATGCGCCAACTAAGCCCGGCAATACTGATATAGTGTCTTGATCTGGCAAACGGTTATTATTTTCCAAGAACAAGCTAGAAATGTTGGTATGAGCGTTATGCCTCAATAGCGTGTAATACTCAGGCTCAACTTGCTCTACATCGTCGACCTGAATAAACACCACTTGCGGTAACAGCTTAATAGCCCCGCCGCGCCAAGCACCAACTTGAATCGCAAAATCACTAACTTCTCGAGAATAATGCGGCCAGGTAATGTGATGTTTCTGGCTTAAAACTGGCGCAAGTTTCTGGCCAATCATATCAAATAGTTGTTGTTTGTAAGGCGCATCTTCGCTGTACTCAACGGCGCTTTTAAAGAAGGCCTCTTGCGGGCGAGACTCAACAAAGTCGATAATGTTTTTATCTGCTCCAACATACCAGCTTCGCAGCTCGTCATACCTTACGTCGGCAGGTAAGAACGAAGCAAAACTGCCCTCACCTTCAATACGCAAAAAGTCCATGTATAAACGGGTTACTAATTGGTGTCCTAAGTTACCGTAAGGGTCAAAGCCTGCCACCAATAGATAATGAATACGTTCAAACAAGGAGTAATCAATTACCCAAGCCGTTTTTGGTTGCCGACCTACGGTGCCTTTAACTACGCTGGCACTGTCAAAGTGGCGGAATATGGTAAGTGCGGCATTTGGGTTTTCACCATCACCATCCCACAATAAATCAAGATTAAGCAAGGTACTGTCTTGGTTGAGCCACTCATTGGCTTGCTCAATGCTCGCATTCATGTATTTGCGGTGGCGTTTAGAATAGTTAAGCCAAGCACTAATAGGCAGCACATTGCTTTGCTCAACCGAAGGCATTCTTAAATGATCACTTTGCTCAACCAAGAACTCAGCTTGTTCTTGTTCGTAGCGATTATCTGGGTTGGCGAAATAGACCCAGAAGTGGTCTTGAATAACATTTAAGGCCACTTGCCCACGACAAACAGGCCCTTTCATAAAGCCCATAATAAAGGTTTCGGCGTCATCGAGCATAAAGCGATAACGGCCGTTCACAGTAAGATCTTGGAAGGCCACAAATGGATTACCCGCCACTTTAGGCTCATAACTCGGTAAGCTATCTACTTGGGTATCTTCACCTAAAAACCACTCTATCCAGCGCTGCTGGCGAGCCTTATCTAAGCGGTATGGGATATGGGTCTTCACCACAATGGTTTCGCGCTCAGGCGCTAAGCGGTAGTAAACTCGGCTTACATCTGGGTCATCGTAAGGGCGTCGGGTCGCTATTTCATCAATGGGATTGCCCGGCGCGGTACGCGAGCGTACTAGCTTGAAAAAGGCTGGGCGAGTATTGGGGTCATCATCAAAGTACAGATGAGTAATAAACAAATGCTCGTAAATATAACGCGCCATTAGTTGCTCTTTGAGCGAATCGCCGTTTAAAAAACCCTCCCAATAAGCAACTTGCTCACCAAGTTGATTATGCGCACTTAAGTCATCGGCCATCGGGGCGCCGCTGGCTAGCCAAGCAGTCAGCGTATCGAACTCAACATCGCTTATAGCGGGTAAACCATAAGGCATGCCCCACTCAGGGTGAGAAGCTTGTACTTTAGCGTAGCCTTCAATGCCCACACATTGCTGAGCCCTATCTAAGGCAAAATCGAATGCCTCGGGATCTAAAATCTCATTGCCAGGGTCAACATAATCGCGCTTTTGCTTTAGCGCTTGATACATAACGCCTGCTTCTAAGTTTGCCTCTTCGCTTTGAATACGCTCATTTAATACTGGGTTAAAACCTTTTTGCCGCCACATTTGTGTCGATTTTGCATCGGTATATAAACGGGTGGTAGGTGCGGCGGTAAGGCGGCTGGCGTTATAAACTCGGTCGGTGGTAATACCGCGGTCAATACCCGCTGCTGAGGTTAGCTTAAGTTGGCAAGGTGCGTCGTAGCAGGCGTGACACATTACGCAGCGCTGGTCCAAAATTGGCTTAACGTCTGCCAAAAATTCAGCCGCAGGAGGGTGGTTTTCGGAATAAATACGCGTTTGTACTTCCGCTTCACCAAAGCGCTGATCAAACTGATTAACTATCACGCTGGAACAGCCTACAACAAACAGCAGCCCCCAAAACACACTAAAACGTCGAAACATAACTCTTCCCTGATACAGCCTTATTACTAGGCTCTTAACAATAGCCTAAGTATATAACAACTAAGCCACTTAGCGCGCTTCATGATTAAGCATAAGATAAAACTAAATAAAAAATATCACGGCAATTATTAACAGCTATCGCGCTAAAAAAAGCGCTCTCCCGTTCTACATTTCAAGCATTGTTCTGAGCAAGACCAGCCCAAATAACAGCTATATGAAGCGCCAAAACAAACAGCCTTTCTCAAGTTTTTTTAATTTTGCATAAATAAAATACAAAAAATCACTTGCAAACTAAATGATAATGATTATCATTTAGATATAGAAACAAACGAGGACTTAACAATGATTAAAACATTAACTTTTGCCAGCATGCATTTTACCATCGCTTTTTTGGTAACTTGGTTATTAACTGGCGACATGATGATTGGCGGCTTGGTAGCGATTGTAGAACCTGCTGTAAATAGCATCGCTTATTTTTTCCACGAAAAAGCCTGGATAAGATGGGGCTTCAACCGCCCCCAGCAAGCTTAAGGGGCAAACATGTTAGACCAACAACGCGTTCTGCATATGGACATTAATATTTTGGTAAGCATTGTAAATATGCAAATAAGAAATGAGTTTGCTAGTTTTACTGAACTTTGTAAGTTTTATGAGCTGAATCAGAAACAATTAAGCCAGCGCTTAAACCAGGCGGGTTATCAACTACAAGAGCCACAACAGCAGTTCGTTGCTGCATAAGTCACACTGCTTTACTGCCTGTTTTTAAGGCTAAGACTATTCATTATTCGCATTCATCGCACTATAAGCGCGATAAGCAAATACCAGAAAGAATGCCTCGAGAACCTGCCCAAATACTCGATTGGCAAACACCCAAACTGCGGCAGCCTGGTTGTCTAATAGCCAATGATGCAAAGCCCAAACCGGTATCATAGTTATACCCGCTACAACTACCACCCCAGCTAACAATGGCCACTTATACGCTTCTGTTTGATTCCAGCTTTCGCTAATCGCTTTAAGCGGACTACTTTTGTTGAGTACGCAGTGTAAATCTGCCACCAGTAAACGGCTGGCGATAACAATTCCCGGCAATACAAAGAAACTTAAGCCCAGCATAACTAAAGCAAAACAGATCGCCACCACTGTAAACAATAGAGGCCAAATACTTAAGGAAGCCTGAAAGCAACGCGCTATGGACCAAGGCTGTTGCTGGAACTGCGCCCGCATATACAAGATGATCGCGCCCTGATAAATCGGCTGCATTAATAGGCCGATGATCACAAACATCCAGTAATTAGCGGTAGAGGGCTCACTAGGATTCTGAACGTATTGGCTTTGCAGTGCAGCAAAAGGAACAGCAAAGGGCAAAACCATTAATGCTAATTGGGTAAAATGCTGACGATAAAAACGTAAGCTATCGGCCAACCAGTCCCATAAACCAACTATTGCCATACTGCTTCCTACACTCCTTTAGAACCACCAGCCAACAAGTTTATGCTAAACAGGTACATTGATGTAATTGATTTAACGAGGCTATTTTCCAGTTTACCTCATCCATTGGCTGATGTTCTGGCTCACTGCTAGCGTCTCGTTGTAACCACACACTGCCCATCCCTGCAGCATTAGCACCTTGTGCGTCATTCACTAGGTTGTCACCCACATAACAGCATTGCTCAACGCTTAGCTTGGCCAATTTTGCAGCTTGCTGAAAAATGCTTGGTTTAGGTTTAGCTGCACCTGCTGCTTCTGCAGTAAGAACAAACTCGAAGTAGTCTAAGAGGCCAGCAGCCCGCACTTTTCGCTGTTGCATGTCTTCGGGTCCGTTAGATACCAAGGCCAAGCGCCAACCCTGCTGTTTGAGCTGATTTAAACACGCCAAGGTATCGCCATACAAAATCGTTGCAGCAATATACTGCTGCATAAAGTATTCAAAGGCCTGCTCTGCTTTCTCATCACTTAAGCTCTTGTCTTGCAGCGCTTCTCGCGCCCGCGCTTGACGCATTTCAGCAGCACTAAGCTTGCCTTGCAAAAAAGCCGGATAATGAAGCTTTAAGGCGCGCTTCCAATGGCTTAAAGCATCATTAGTTTGCTGTGGCTGGTATTTAGAGAACAAGGCTTTAGCAGCAGTTTCGGTAGCAACGCCGTCATCCACTAAAGTATCATCTAAATCAAACATCAGCATCTTGGCTTGAATTGGCTTAATCATCGGTATTCCTTTTATTTTCAGTCAGATTAGCGGTAGGAAATAAGAAGTCAACGATTGTTTACAGCAAGTTCTACTGCTGTAATCACAAAGCTTAGTGATCTAAGTGACCAGTGCTAACGTTATACTGAGACGTAACACAATTGGAAGGACTCGTAATGAAAACTCAATCAGTTGACCTACGTGATGTTACCGTTCTTTTTTATCCAACGGATAACCCTTATCACTTGCAATCAATGCTGCTCAAAGACCAAGTGATTAACAACCAAGGCAGAGTGGTAATTGCCAGTAAACACAAGCAAGGGAAAATTATTGTTGCGGTAATAGCAGGCCAAGTGGAATTGCTTAACCTGCTGGGCGATAGGTTTAACGTAAGTCCGCTTTCAGTAGCTTAAGGCTTGGCCGCTGCGGTATCGTTTGTAGAAGCCGCCTCATCTAGCTCGGCTTCTGCACACATATAAGCTCGGCTAGAACAGAAAGGTGTGAGCGGTACACTGGGTTCTAGTGGCTGCTCTTGCTCTGCCATATGACGTTGATGCTTATTAGTGACTCTAGCCACAATGTAGTAAGCCATGCGCAGTGCCAATAACCCAAACACAACCGTTCCCAATGCTTGCCCCCCCAATACACCTAAGGGGCCAAACCACTGCCCACCTAAATAAACAAATGGGATAGTCCCTAGAGTGGCCTTACCAAAATTAAGCATGGTAGAGGTGCTTGGGTAACCAAGATTATTAAAGGCCGCATTGGCAACAAACATCGCCCCATTAAAGACAAAGCTAAAACTTATCCAAGTACAGAAGAAGCCAATCACCGTAGCGGCCTCTGCGCCAACTCCAAAGACATCTGCAATCAAGTCTTGGCCAAACAGTAAGATCAGCGACACCGTCACCACAAAGCCACCATTAAACCAAAGGGCTTTGGTTAAGGCTTCACGCACTCGAGCATAATTGTTTGCTCCAAAATTTTGGCCAACAATTGGACCAATTGCGCCGGATAAAGAGAAAATCATACCAAAAGCGACGGGCATAATTCGCCCAACTACCGCCCAACCGGCCACATAAGCATCACCAAACACCGCAATAGCTGCTGTTACATAGGCATTGCCTAAAGGCGTTGCAACATTGGTCATCATCGCGGGAGCAGCCACTTTTAAAATGGCGCGTAAATCTTGCAACCACTTGCTCCACTTAAACCCAGCAAACAGTTGATGTTTGTAAACCACCCCAGACAAAGCAACACCGGCTACCACAAAACGCGCAATTACCGAGGCAATCGCGGCGCCAGGCAAACCAAGGCCCAAGGCAAAAATGAATATTGGGTCGAGTATCGCGTTAACGCCGCCACCAGCCAAGGTAGACCACATCGCCCGCTTTGCATCTCCCACAGAGCGCAGCGCTGCACCACCACTCATGGCCAAGCCAAGAACAGGCAGAGAGGGCAGCAAAATTCTTAAGTATTCAACGGCAAGTTCATGGGTTCTGGCCTTCGCACCAATCAAGCTCAATAGTTCTGGGGCAAAATACCAAGCCAAAGCAGCAAAAGCGGCGCTGATTAAAAAGCCGGTAAACAAAATATTGGTGACTAACTGCTTGGCGCGTGCTTTGTCTTGCTGGCCAATGGCTTTAGAAACCAAAGCGGTCATGGCAATAGACAAACCGATAGAAATTGAAGTGGTAAAAAATGCGATGGTTCCGGCGTAGCCCACTGCTGCGGCAAGCTCGGCTTCACCCAACAAGCTAATAAAAAACAGATCTGCCAAATCAACCAAAAATAAAGCAGTTAAGCCAATGGCGTTAGTAGAGGACATCACTACGATATGGCGAAAAATGTCACCAGAAACGAACTTTGCCTTTGGCATAGAAATTCTCGAAACAACAGGGTAATTTCTAGTGTAGGCGCTAATCAAAACGAAGTCATTGGAGAAATAGCCCCTTAATTTAAGGGGCTATTTTTTGGCAGCGAACTTAAGCGAGGCTAGTCCGTAACTCTTTAGTCG
This genomic stretch from Agarivorans sp. Alg241-V36 harbors:
- a CDS encoding MATE family efflux transporter translates to MPKAKFVSGDIFRHIVVMSSTNAIGLTALFLVDLADLFFISLLGEAELAAAVGYAGTIAFFTTSISIGLSIAMTALVSKAIGQQDKARAKQLVTNILFTGFLISAAFAALAWYFAPELLSLIGAKARTHELAVEYLRILLPSLPVLGLAMSGGAALRSVGDAKRAMWSTLAGGGVNAILDPIFIFALGLGLPGAAIASVIARFVVAGVALSGVVYKHQLFAGFKWSKWLQDLRAILKVAAPAMMTNVATPLGNAYVTAAIAVFGDAYVAGWAVVGRIMPVAFGMIFSLSGAIGPIVGQNFGANNYARVREALTKALWFNGGFVVTVSLILLFGQDLIADVFGVGAEAATVIGFFCTWISFSFVFNGAMFVANAAFNNLGYPSTSTMLNFGKATLGTIPFVYLGGQWFGPLGVLGGQALGTVVFGLLALRMAYYIVARVTNKHQRHMAEQEQPLEPSVPLTPFCSSRAYMCAEAELDEAASTNDTAAAKP